A single window of Sulfitobacter sp. JL08 DNA harbors:
- a CDS encoding DUF2125 domain-containing protein yields MKILVLAAVLWSGYWALTAYGIRSGLAAWFDGQRANGWQAEYANATTTGYPLRVTTALDQPALADPGTGVAWQADDLTLSAPTWWPGHVTITFPQTPQRLSYLDQSLDLTTTETTASLRLKPGTQLEVQDLSLLAGQWGVVQEGGTLFGASDLVISAQQTERPEQYRMNMSATGFQPGSIPRAAMRLPDSWPLVFDTLALDMTVTFDRVWDRTALEQSRPQPRAIALKLLEGHWGELRLLATGAIDIDAGSMPTGQVAIKADNWRDMLALAKQSGSVSPKIIDATEDVVGLLAKLSGNSETLDVELGLRDGYIFLGPVPVGPAPRFFLR; encoded by the coding sequence GTGAAAATTCTTGTTTTGGCGGCGGTGCTTTGGTCCGGGTACTGGGCTTTGACGGCCTATGGGATCCGCAGCGGACTGGCGGCATGGTTTGATGGCCAGCGCGCCAACGGATGGCAGGCAGAATACGCCAACGCCACGACAACCGGCTATCCGCTAAGGGTAACAACGGCGCTGGACCAGCCAGCACTGGCGGATCCGGGCACGGGCGTTGCGTGGCAGGCAGATGATCTGACACTCAGTGCACCAACCTGGTGGCCCGGGCATGTGACGATCACCTTTCCGCAGACGCCCCAACGCCTGTCCTATCTGGATCAGTCACTGGATCTGACAACGACAGAGACAACAGCCAGCTTGCGCCTGAAACCGGGCACTCAGCTTGAGGTTCAGGACCTGTCGCTTCTGGCAGGACAATGGGGGGTCGTGCAAGAAGGCGGCACCCTGTTCGGGGCATCCGATCTGGTCATTTCGGCGCAACAGACCGAGCGCCCTGAACAATACCGGATGAACATGTCTGCCACCGGCTTTCAGCCCGGCAGCATCCCGCGCGCCGCGATGCGGTTACCCGATTCCTGGCCTCTGGTCTTTGATACACTGGCATTGGACATGACGGTCACGTTTGATCGCGTCTGGGACAGGACAGCGCTGGAACAGTCACGCCCGCAACCGCGCGCAATCGCGCTCAAGCTGCTTGAGGGCCATTGGGGCGAATTGCGGTTGCTGGCCACAGGCGCAATTGACATTGATGCCGGCAGCATGCCGACCGGACAGGTCGCAATCAAGGCCGACAACTGGCGCGACATGCTTGCTCTTGCCAAACAGTCCGGCAGCGTGTCGCCAAAGATCATCGACGCTACAGAAGACGTGGTGGGATTGCTTGCAAAACTCAGCGGCAACAGCGAAACGCTGGATGTGGAACTGGGTTTGCGCGACGGCTACATCTTTTTGGGCCCGGTTCCGGTTGGCCCCGCCCCAAGATTTTTCCTGCGCTAG
- a CDS encoding peptidoglycan -binding protein, with the protein MALSRRTGQRFQGSIWPGFVDAMTGLLLVMMFVLTIFMVVQFVLRETISGQESELDILSSEVAALAQALGLEERRGQQLQARMGALTETLNNRTSELQRQAALIASLTSERDSQAAALEDAQTRITSFEAQVATLLSQREDALGTIATLESEQDRLLSEKEQLLAEQGRLMSEQDALNLALAQSRSEVDAQSEAARLAAARREALEALVADLRAQNADATAQADALSTQLDETQQALSEEEAARLAEAAAAEALRKRLENADAELTAMTLSLEAQRQEAEDTLTLLAAARAAQEELDARLLAALGEVDTLKSDTAADVQALKDQLSEMMAARLAAEEEADTQQSLAERRAALLAAANQTLAQEEAASAESQRQTELLNQQVAALRNQLGELQSLLDEARARDVAANVQLESLGAELNTALARVAAEERKRRLLEEAERIRLEEDRKRLEAERNQLVDQTQDLQKYRSEFFGRLRDVLGNQEGVRIEGDRFVFSSEVLFPPASATLSDEGQQEIAKIATILQSVADDIPPEIDWVIRVDGHTDNQPLSGFGEFADNWELSQARALSVVRYMTGSLGIPPDRLSANGFGEFQPVNTADTPEAYAQNRRIELKFTEK; encoded by the coding sequence ATGGCCTTGTCGCGGCGCACAGGCCAGCGGTTTCAGGGCTCGATCTGGCCCGGCTTTGTTGATGCAATGACAGGCCTGTTGCTGGTTATGATGTTCGTGCTGACCATTTTCATGGTGGTGCAATTCGTGCTGCGCGAAACGATTTCGGGACAGGAAAGCGAACTGGATATCCTGTCGTCCGAAGTTGCGGCGCTGGCGCAGGCATTGGGTCTGGAAGAACGGCGTGGCCAACAGCTTCAGGCGCGCATGGGCGCGCTGACCGAAACGCTGAACAACCGAACAAGCGAATTGCAAAGACAGGCGGCGCTGATCGCCAGTCTGACCAGCGAACGTGACAGTCAGGCCGCAGCGCTTGAAGATGCGCAGACCCGTATCACCAGCTTTGAGGCGCAGGTTGCGACCCTGTTATCCCAGCGTGAAGATGCGTTGGGCACAATTGCCACGCTGGAAAGCGAACAGGATCGGCTTCTGTCCGAGAAAGAACAATTGCTGGCAGAGCAAGGCCGGCTGATGTCGGAACAGGACGCGCTGAATTTGGCCTTGGCACAGTCCCGTTCCGAGGTTGATGCCCAAAGCGAGGCGGCGCGTCTGGCCGCCGCCCGCCGCGAGGCGCTCGAGGCGCTGGTGGCTGATCTGCGCGCGCAAAACGCTGATGCAACGGCGCAGGCAGATGCGCTCAGCACGCAGTTGGATGAAACGCAACAAGCCCTGAGCGAGGAAGAAGCCGCGCGTCTGGCCGAAGCGGCGGCGGCCGAGGCCTTGCGTAAGCGTCTGGAAAACGCGGATGCCGAACTGACCGCGATGACCCTGTCGCTTGAGGCGCAACGGCAAGAGGCCGAAGATACGCTGACCTTGTTGGCCGCCGCGCGCGCCGCACAAGAAGAACTGGACGCGCGTCTGTTGGCGGCGCTGGGCGAAGTGGACACATTAAAATCCGATACCGCCGCTGACGTGCAGGCGCTGAAAGACCAGTTGAGCGAAATGATGGCGGCGCGACTGGCCGCTGAAGAAGAGGCCGATACCCAACAAAGCCTGGCCGAACGACGCGCCGCCTTGCTGGCGGCGGCCAACCAGACGCTAGCACAGGAAGAGGCCGCATCTGCAGAAAGCCAGCGCCAGACCGAATTGCTGAACCAGCAGGTCGCGGCCCTGCGGAACCAGCTGGGCGAATTGCAATCCCTGCTGGATGAGGCGCGCGCCCGCGATGTGGCGGCCAATGTGCAATTGGAATCGCTGGGTGCAGAGTTGAACACGGCGCTGGCCCGCGTCGCCGCCGAAGAACGCAAGCGCCGCCTGCTGGAAGAGGCCGAGCGGATCCGGCTTGAAGAAGATCGCAAGCGGCTGGAAGCAGAACGCAACCAGCTGGTTGACCAGACACAGGATTTGCAGAAATACCGGTCCGAGTTTTTTGGCCGTCTGCGGGACGTTCTGGGCAATCAGGAAGGCGTGCGGATCGAAGGCGACCGTTTTGTGTTCTCGTCCGAGGTGCTGTTTCCGCCCGCCAGTGCCACATTGTCTGATGAAGGCCAGCAGGAGATCGCCAAGATCGCCACGATCCTGCAAAGCGTGGCCGACGATATTCCGCCCGAAATCGACTGGGTGATCCGCGTCGACGGACATACGGACAACCAACCGTTGTCGGGCTTTGGCGAATTTGCCGACAACTGGGAGTTAAGTCAGGCCCGCGCGCTTTCTGTTGTGCGCTACATGACAGGCAGTTTGGGTATTCCGCCGGATCGGCTGTCTGCGAACGGTTTTGGTGAATTCCAGCCCGTCAACACCGCAGACACACCAGAGGCTTATGCCCAGAACCGCCGGATCGAATTGAAGTTCACCGAAAAATAG
- a CDS encoding prephenate/arogenate dehydrogenase family protein, protein MSVIYDRIALIGLGLIASSMFWGIKRAGLAREVTGYSRSQETRETARRIGLCDRVCDSAVDAVKDADLVVLCVPPGAMGAAAEEIAPALKPGATVTDVGSVKREIINAVQPHIPDAVHFVPAHPLAGTEHSGPESGFAELFDNRWCLIVPIEGSDPDAVQRLTDLWLGLGSYVETMDADHHDLVVAVTSHAPHLIAYTMVGVADDLRRVTDSEVIKFSAGGFRDFTRIAASDPTMWRDVFLNNKDATLEILGRFTEELFALQRAIRMGDGEHLHAYFTRTRSIRRGIVEAGQDTDAPDFGRAKKKS, encoded by the coding sequence ATGAGCGTGATTTATGACCGCATCGCACTGATCGGGTTGGGATTGATCGCGTCTTCGATGTTCTGGGGGATCAAACGGGCCGGGCTGGCGCGGGAAGTGACCGGTTATTCCAGATCGCAGGAAACCAGAGAAACCGCGCGCCGCATCGGCCTGTGTGACAGGGTGTGCGACAGCGCGGTTGACGCCGTCAAGGATGCGGATCTGGTGGTTCTGTGCGTGCCGCCCGGTGCCATGGGCGCAGCTGCCGAGGAAATTGCACCGGCGTTAAAGCCGGGGGCCACGGTTACCGATGTCGGCTCCGTCAAGCGCGAGATCATCAACGCGGTTCAGCCGCACATTCCGGACGCGGTGCATTTCGTACCCGCGCATCCGTTGGCAGGTACGGAACATTCCGGCCCGGAATCCGGATTTGCCGAACTTTTTGACAATCGGTGGTGCCTGATCGTTCCCATCGAAGGGTCTGATCCCGATGCGGTTCAGCGTCTGACCGATTTGTGGCTGGGTCTGGGATCTTATGTCGAAACGATGGATGCGGATCATCACGATCTGGTTGTGGCCGTCACGTCGCACGCACCGCACCTGATTGCCTACACGATGGTCGGCGTGGCCGATGATCTGCGACGCGTCACAGATAGCGAAGTGATCAAGTTTTCTGCCGGGGGTTTCCGTGATTTTACGCGCATTGCGGCCAGCGATCCGACCATGTGGCGCGATGTTTTTCTGAACAACAAAGACGCAACGCTGGAAATTCTGGGCCGCTTCACCGAAGAGCTGTTCGCGCTTCAACGTGCAATCCGAATGGGCGATGGTGAGCATTTGCATGCGTATTTCACCCGCACGCGCAGCATCAGACGCGGCATTGTCGAAGCGGGTCAGGATACGGATGCACCGGATTTCGGCCGCGCCAAAAAGAAATCATGA
- a CDS encoding gamma-glutamylcyclotransferase yields the protein MTLWVFGYGSLLWNPGFDVAEQQMATLHNYARSFCMRSIHHRGSEAEPGLVLALDEVQNARCEGVALAVPDGQDEAVLTYLRERELISSAYLEKMLDVTLQDGRQVTAVAYVIDADHVQYCGNLPLEEQAQIIARAVGGRGPNTEYLYNTWDHLLGLGLHDPDLEWLSRRVRALAT from the coding sequence ATGACACTCTGGGTATTCGGATACGGATCACTGCTTTGGAATCCCGGCTTTGACGTGGCAGAGCAACAGATGGCGACGCTGCATAACTATGCGCGCTCATTTTGTATGCGATCAATCCACCACCGCGGAAGCGAGGCAGAGCCCGGGCTGGTTCTGGCGCTGGACGAGGTGCAAAATGCAAGATGCGAAGGCGTTGCGCTGGCCGTTCCGGACGGGCAGGACGAGGCCGTGCTGACATATTTGCGCGAACGCGAACTGATCTCGTCAGCCTATCTTGAAAAGATGCTGGATGTGACGTTGCAGGATGGTCGTCAGGTGACGGCGGTGGCTTATGTGATCGACGCGGATCATGTGCAGTATTGCGGTAACCTGCCACTTGAGGAGCAGGCCCAGATCATTGCGCGCGCTGTGGGCGGGCGTGGCCCCAATACCGAATATCTGTACAATACATGGGACCATCTGTTGGGTCTTGGCCTGCACGATCCCGATCTGGAATGGCTGTCGCGGCGGGTCCGTGCGCTGGCCACATAA
- the glyA gene encoding serine hydroxymethyltransferase: protein MKLAPRDWVPTECEARVQDIAQRTRPAPSRDVAARITALAAENRKIHEVDCFNLNPATNVMNPKAEALLASGIGSRPSLGYPGDKYEMGLEAIEEIEVIAAELCAEVFDAKFAEIRVPSGAIANLCGFMATCKPGDTIIVPPASIGGHVTHHSAGCAGLYGLRSVEAPINADGYTLDVDALRDLARAERPKLITVGGSLNLFEHPVAEVRAIADETGAKVLFDAAHQCGIIAGKAWKNPLHEGAHLMTMSTYKSLGGPAGGLIVSNDAELARALDAIAFPGMTANFDAAKSAALAVGMLDWRDRGPAYAAEMIAVSRAFAGALDRAGLPVFAKDRGFTRSHQFAIAAADFGGGQAASKTLRKAGFLACGIGLPIAPVAGDMNGLRIGTPELVRWGVGVQHVDELADLIATALRSNAPEHLAARTSAFRQRFDRLHFVN, encoded by the coding sequence ATGAAACTTGCCCCCCGAGATTGGGTTCCCACCGAATGTGAAGCCCGCGTTCAGGACATAGCGCAGCGCACCCGGCCAGCGCCGTCGCGTGACGTCGCCGCGCGGATCACGGCACTGGCTGCGGAAAACCGGAAAATCCACGAGGTTGATTGCTTTAACCTGAACCCGGCCACAAACGTGATGAACCCCAAGGCCGAGGCATTGTTGGCCTCGGGTATCGGGTCGCGTCCGTCGCTGGGATATCCTGGTGACAAATATGAAATGGGCCTTGAGGCGATAGAAGAGATCGAGGTGATTGCCGCCGAGCTTTGTGCCGAAGTGTTTGACGCGAAATTTGCCGAAATACGCGTTCCGTCGGGTGCGATTGCAAATTTGTGCGGGTTTATGGCCACCTGCAAACCGGGTGATACGATCATCGTTCCCCCCGCATCAATTGGCGGGCACGTCACCCATCACAGCGCAGGATGCGCCGGCCTATACGGGTTGCGCAGTGTGGAGGCCCCGATCAATGCCGATGGCTACACGCTGGACGTAGACGCCCTGCGCGATCTTGCACGGGCTGAACGCCCCAAACTGATCACAGTGGGCGGCAGCCTGAACCTGTTCGAACACCCTGTTGCCGAAGTGCGCGCCATCGCGGACGAAACCGGTGCCAAGGTTTTGTTCGATGCGGCCCATCAATGCGGGATCATCGCGGGCAAGGCATGGAAGAACCCGCTGCATGAGGGCGCGCATCTGATGACGATGAGCACCTACAAAAGCCTGGGCGGTCCGGCAGGCGGGCTGATCGTGAGCAATGACGCGGAACTGGCGCGCGCGCTGGATGCCATTGCGTTTCCGGGCATGACTGCGAATTTCGATGCTGCGAAGTCGGCTGCGCTGGCCGTGGGAATGCTGGATTGGCGCGATCGCGGGCCTGCCTATGCGGCTGAAATGATCGCTGTGTCCAGAGCGTTCGCCGGTGCGCTGGACCGTGCAGGATTGCCGGTGTTTGCCAAGGATCGCGGATTTACCCGTTCGCACCAGTTCGCCATTGCAGCGGCGGATTTTGGTGGCGGGCAGGCAGCATCGAAAACCTTGCGCAAGGCAGGGTTTCTGGCCTGCGGGATCGGGTTGCCGATTGCACCGGTTGCCGGCGACATGAACGGCCTGCGTATCGGCACACCGGAACTGGTGCGCTGGGGGGTAGGCGTGCAGCATGTTGATGAACTGGCTGATCTGATCGCGACAGCCCTGCGTTCAAACGCCCCGGAACACCTGGCCGCCCGCACATCGGCGTTTCGGCAAAGGTTTGACCGGTTGCACTTTGTCAACTGA
- a CDS encoding ABC-F family ATP-binding cassette domain-containing protein: MTLINTNALGVTLGFPLFADLNLTISKGDRIGLVAANGQGKSTLLAVLAGTLENTSGDITRARGLRVAHVAQYVPEDALKLTFHELVLAALPPEQADYESWRVDVVLDELTVPYELHHTLLSELSGGWQRTALLAAAWITAPDVLLLDEPTNHLDLHRIALLQDWLRALPREMPVVITSHDRAFLDATTNRTLFLRAERSRVFQLPFTAARTALEEADAADARRFANDLNKAQQLRKQAAKLKNIGINSGSDLLVTKTKQLTERAEKMEAAAKPAHQDRSAGDIRLVNSGTHAKALFTFEDVAVETPDGRLLYRTGRKWLSQGDRVVVLGANGTGKTQLVRLIWQALKGDSDVIKCAPSVVSAYSDQHLSQLDDADTPMTAVAGQFDVGDQRARGLLAGAGVSIAMQDTRIGALSGGQKARLAMLVLRLKNPNFYLLDEPTNHLDIEGQETLEAELIAHGASCLLVSHDRSFLRNVGNRFWWIKRNTLIEVDDPEAFLSREMGGE; this comes from the coding sequence ATGACACTTATCAACACAAATGCTTTGGGCGTGACCCTTGGCTTTCCCTTGTTTGCAGACCTGAACCTGACCATCTCAAAAGGCGACCGGATCGGGCTGGTGGCTGCGAACGGTCAGGGGAAATCAACATTGCTGGCCGTGCTGGCCGGAACCCTTGAAAACACCAGCGGCGATATAACCCGTGCGCGCGGATTGCGCGTTGCCCATGTCGCACAATACGTGCCCGAAGATGCCCTGAAGCTGACCTTTCATGAACTGGTGCTGGCCGCCTTGCCGCCGGAACAGGCCGATTATGAAAGCTGGCGGGTCGATGTGGTGCTGGATGAACTGACAGTGCCCTATGAACTGCACCACACGCTGCTAAGTGAACTGAGTGGTGGATGGCAGCGAACCGCACTGCTTGCCGCAGCTTGGATCACCGCGCCGGATGTTCTGTTGCTGGACGAGCCGACAAACCATCTGGATTTGCACCGCATCGCCTTGTTGCAAGATTGGCTGCGGGCCCTGCCGCGCGAAATGCCCGTTGTCATCACATCGCATGATCGCGCTTTTCTGGATGCCACGACCAACCGCACATTGTTCCTGCGGGCGGAACGGTCGCGGGTTTTTCAACTGCCGTTCACGGCTGCGCGCACCGCACTGGAAGAGGCCGACGCGGCAGATGCGCGCCGTTTTGCCAACGATCTGAACAAGGCGCAGCAATTGCGCAAACAGGCGGCAAAGCTGAAAAATATCGGCATCAATTCCGGTTCCGACCTGTTGGTGACCAAAACCAAACAACTGACAGAGCGCGCGGAAAAGATGGAGGCGGCGGCCAAACCGGCCCATCAGGACCGCAGTGCGGGCGACATCAGGCTGGTGAACAGCGGCACACACGCCAAGGCGCTGTTCACTTTCGAAGATGTTGCGGTTGAAACACCGGACGGGCGGCTGCTCTACCGCACCGGACGAAAGTGGCTTAGTCAGGGTGATCGCGTTGTGGTGCTGGGAGCCAACGGGACGGGCAAGACACAGCTTGTCCGGTTGATCTGGCAGGCGCTGAAAGGTGACAGCGACGTGATTAAATGCGCGCCATCGGTTGTGTCCGCCTATTCCGACCAGCATCTGAGCCAGTTGGATGATGCCGACACGCCAATGACAGCCGTTGCCGGACAGTTTGATGTGGGCGACCAGCGGGCACGTGGTTTGCTGGCCGGTGCGGGCGTGTCCATTGCGATGCAGGACACCAGGATCGGGGCATTGTCGGGCGGGCAGAAGGCACGACTGGCCATGCTGGTGTTACGGTTGAAGAACCCGAATTTCTATTTGCTGGACGAACCAACGAACCATCTGGACATTGAAGGGCAGGAGACGCTGGAAGCCGAACTGATTGCACACGGAGCATCCTGCCTGCTGGTCAGCCATGACCGCAGTTTCCTGCGAAACGTGGGCAACAGGTTCTGGTGGATCAAGCGCAACACGCTGATCGAAGTCGATGACCCCGAAGCGTTTCTGTCCCGGGAGATGGGCGGGGAATAG
- a CDS encoding extensin-like domain-containing protein, translating into MKGLIFILMLWAGLAQAAPDVSPRPVARGSFDPVRADPVPVRPKLRPVSEQIIATRNVGLATIDLPISLRPFARSPELEQKVMGKRRALKKGAMCGETALQGEVVGFVPSETKGCGIKDAVRIRSVSGIVLSQAALIDCPTAQALRKWVDKGLTPALKSRGNVAQIKVAAHYACRTRNSQRGTRISEHGKGRAIDISGFVMQDGSEITVLKGWRDDSTSRAMRKMHKAACGPFGTVLGPQADRFHQDHFHFDTARYRSGTFCR; encoded by the coding sequence ATGAAGGGCCTGATCTTCATCCTTATGCTGTGGGCCGGTCTGGCACAGGCTGCCCCGGACGTGTCGCCGCGTCCGGTCGCGCGCGGCAGTTTTGATCCGGTGCGTGCTGACCCCGTACCGGTGCGCCCCAAATTGCGGCCGGTTTCGGAACAGATCATTGCAACGCGCAATGTGGGATTGGCGACGATAGACCTTCCGATTTCATTGCGCCCGTTTGCCCGTTCGCCCGAACTGGAACAAAAGGTCATGGGCAAGCGCCGTGCCTTGAAAAAGGGGGCAATGTGCGGTGAAACCGCGCTTCAGGGCGAAGTTGTCGGCTTTGTGCCCAGTGAAACCAAGGGATGCGGTATCAAGGATGCGGTGCGCATCCGGTCGGTTTCGGGGATCGTGCTAAGCCAGGCGGCGCTGATCGATTGCCCCACGGCGCAAGCCCTGCGCAAATGGGTCGACAAAGGTTTGACACCCGCGCTTAAGTCACGTGGGAATGTCGCCCAGATCAAGGTGGCGGCGCACTATGCGTGCCGGACACGCAACAGCCAGCGGGGCACACGCATTTCAGAGCACGGTAAAGGCCGGGCAATCGACATCTCGGGGTTTGTGATGCAGGACGGATCCGAAATCACGGTGCTGAAAGGGTGGCGTGATGACAGCACCAGCCGCGCAATGCGCAAGATGCACAAGGCGGCGTGCGGTCCCTTTGGGACGGTTCTTGGCCCGCAAGCCGACAGGTTTCATCAGGACCATTTCCATTTCGATACCGCGCGGTATCGCAGCGGAACCTTTTGCCGCTAG
- a CDS encoding biopolymer transporter ExbB gives MAPTGRDIRPQFSQPVRQILLMLIVLGLSGFGAFVALPRVLPVFQANPYLNGFILMVFLIGVVSCFWQVLQLIGSVRWIESFASDVMVQNVKAPPMLAPLAALLRTRGARMQVGASSTRSILDSVATRIDEAREITRYIVNLLIFLGLLGTFYGLATTVPAMVDTIRSLAPEEGEAGVEVFNRLMTGLEDQLGGMGVAFSSSLLGLAGSLIVGLLELFAGHGQNRFYRELEEWLSSITRVGFSSGDEGGGDHGVMAGVLENLNEQMEALQQMFTQSDISRSMVDEKLGSVADAMQGLTAQMDGGASATAALERVADGQERLIEMMIAHGPGEGLDAESRMRLRSIDVQMLRILEEISAGRQEAMSELRTDIASLSRAITQSRSLVRMRKPTDPQEK, from the coding sequence ATGGCGCCGACAGGCCGTGATATAAGACCCCAGTTTTCACAACCCGTTCGTCAGATCCTGCTGATGCTGATCGTGCTGGGCCTGTCCGGCTTTGGCGCGTTTGTCGCATTGCCGCGTGTTTTGCCGGTGTTTCAGGCCAACCCCTATCTGAACGGCTTTATTCTGATGGTGTTCCTGATCGGGGTTGTGTCTTGTTTCTGGCAGGTGTTGCAACTGATCGGATCGGTGCGCTGGATCGAAAGTTTTGCCAGCGATGTGATGGTCCAGAACGTCAAGGCGCCCCCGATGCTGGCACCGTTGGCGGCCCTTTTGCGCACCCGCGGCGCGCGGATGCAGGTGGGCGCATCTTCGACCCGGTCCATTCTTGATTCCGTTGCAACACGGATCGATGAGGCCCGCGAGATCACGCGCTATATCGTCAATTTGCTGATTTTCCTTGGCCTTTTGGGCACGTTCTACGGATTGGCAACCACGGTTCCGGCGATGGTCGATACGATCCGCAGCCTTGCCCCCGAAGAAGGCGAGGCCGGGGTCGAGGTGTTCAATCGCCTGATGACAGGTCTGGAGGACCAGTTGGGCGGCATGGGCGTTGCGTTTTCGTCGTCTTTGCTGGGTCTGGCCGGATCGCTGATCGTGGGGCTGCTGGAACTGTTCGCAGGTCATGGCCAGAACCGGTTTTACCGCGAACTGGAAGAATGGCTGTCTTCGATCACCCGTGTCGGATTTTCATCCGGCGACGAAGGCGGCGGTGATCACGGCGTGATGGCGGGTGTTCTGGAAAACCTGAACGAACAGATGGAAGCGCTGCAACAGATGTTCACCCAGTCCGATATCAGCCGGTCGATGGTGGATGAAAAGCTGGGGTCTGTGGCGGATGCGATGCAGGGACTGACCGCGCAGATGGACGGAGGCGCCAGTGCCACAGCCGCGCTGGAACGCGTCGCGGACGGGCAGGAGCGTCTGATCGAAATGATGATCGCGCACGGCCCCGGAGAAGGGCTGGACGCGGAAAGCCGGATGCGCCTGCGGTCGATCGACGTGCAGATGTTGCGTATTTTGGAAGAGATTTCTGCGGGCCGTCAGGAAGCGATGTCGGAACTGCGCACAGATATCGCATCGCTTAGCCGGGCGATCACGCAATCGCGTTCGCTGGTGCGGATGCGCAAACCCACAGACCCGCAGGAGAAATAA
- a CDS encoding LysR family transcriptional regulator, which yields MSVSPPRPKGPPLNALRAFEAAGRMGGFARAAEELGVTPGAISQHISTLEGWTGTLLFERRSQGVRLTKTGADLLPQFSAAFDELGHAVRALRATTPQPTLHLALLPSIAQLWLAPRLPRLRAALPGLKLSVSAVETPPNLDRELFDLSLFIRKPSHCAGETVICPDVIFPVCSPEIAAHLTTPDQLSSQVLLHDATWFGDWALWADHTGCFLSNIASGPQFSLYSLALEEARNGAGVLMGHRCLVQAALDAGDLVQPFRQIVPTGKALVLETAQSAKLSSEAQVAMQILAEPCA from the coding sequence ATGTCAGTTTCCCCACCCCGCCCGAAAGGCCCACCGTTGAACGCATTACGCGCCTTTGAGGCGGCCGGTCGAATGGGCGGTTTTGCCCGCGCTGCAGAAGAATTGGGTGTCACACCCGGTGCTATTTCTCAGCACATCAGCACGCTGGAGGGGTGGACAGGGACACTTCTTTTTGAACGCCGTTCGCAAGGGGTTCGGCTGACCAAGACAGGCGCCGATCTTTTGCCGCAGTTTTCCGCGGCTTTTGACGAACTGGGCCACGCCGTAAGGGCCTTGCGCGCAACAACGCCACAACCCACCCTGCATCTGGCTCTGCTGCCCAGTATCGCTCAGTTGTGGTTGGCCCCGCGATTGCCCCGCCTGCGCGCGGCCTTGCCCGGGTTGAAATTGTCGGTGTCTGCCGTAGAAACGCCGCCCAACCTGGACCGCGAGTTGTTTGACCTTAGCCTGTTCATAAGAAAACCGTCGCACTGCGCGGGCGAAACAGTGATCTGTCCTGACGTCATTTTTCCGGTGTGCAGCCCCGAAATTGCAGCGCATCTGACCACACCAGACCAACTGTCTTCCCAAGTGCTGTTGCATGATGCGACTTGGTTTGGCGATTGGGCACTATGGGCTGACCATACCGGATGTTTCCTTTCCAATATCGCAAGTGGTCCGCAGTTTTCCCTTTACAGCCTAGCACTGGAGGAAGCACGCAACGGCGCCGGCGTTCTGATGGGCCATCGCTGTCTTGTGCAAGCTGCGCTGGACGCAGGCGATCTTGTTCAGCCCTTTAGGCAGATCGTCCCGACCGGCAAGGCGTTGGTTCTGGAAACGGCGCAAAGCGCGAAACTGTCAAGCGAGGCACAGGTGGCAATGCAAATATTGGCAGAACCCTGCGCCTAG